The genomic window CCAATTTACCATTCCTATAGTCTTCGATTGCCTGATTTATTTCCTGTTTTGTATTCATCACAAAAGGACCATATCTTGCTATTGGTTCGTTTAGTGGAACACCTGCAATGAATAGAAATTGTAATGGTTTATTGGCATCTTGGGATGACTTTATCTTTATGTTCTGGCCGTCATTATTAAAAATAATTACGTTTCCTCTTTTTGCAAATTTTTCATCATCTCCAAAAGTACCTTCACCTGATATGACATATACAAACGCATTATAGTTGCTTTGAAGATGATGTTTAATTTCAGACCCTGGGTGTAAGGTAAAGTGCAAATACTGAATGGGAATTTTTGTACTAATGACTGATTCGACGTCAAAAGCGTTTCCCGCAATTACCTTTACATGTCCACCGTTCTCTAATAATTTGACAACTGGAATTTTTGAAGAGGGAATGTCTTGATAATATGGATTAGTCATTTTATCCTTCTGAGGCAAATTTACCCACAATTGAAACCCGTGCAATCTTCCCCCTTTCTCACTGAACTCCACTTCGGGCATCTCTGAATGGACTACTCCTGATCCGGCAGTCATCCATTGAATATCTCCAGCATTGAGCTTTCCTGAATTCCCTGATGAATCCTTATGTTCAAAAGTACCTTCTAACAAATATGTTACTGTTTCAAATCCTCTATGTGGGTGATCTGGTGCGCCCTTGGCCTCCCCAGGTTTGAAATCCATAGGACCCATTTCATCGAGAAGTAGAAAGGGATCTATATAAGAGATAGAATTGGTTGGAAATGATCTATTAACTATAAACCCATCACCTTCAGTAGTCTTTAGACTGTTTACTATTTTATTTATAGAACGATTTTTATTATTAACTTTATTTTGATCTTGTTGCTGTTGTATTTTTTCCACCGTATTATATCGTTAATCTCATATATAACTCTAGTAGTAATTTATTACTTAGTTAGTTATTAGTATTAAACCCCACAGAGGCGATACTTTTCCATTGTTACCTAGAACCAAAACCAATATTAATATTATCAAAACCGGATAGAATGTATTTGATACCGTAATATCAATATAAATAATATTATAAAATTTTAATACCTGACTAGCTATCATAATTTGGACAAGAAGTTCTTATGAAAGAAGAAAAATGCGATGTAGTAGACATATGGGGGGTATTAGGAAAAAGATGGTCACTACACATTCTAAAGAATTTGAGTACCAATGGAACAGTCAGGTTCAATGAGCTCAAAAGATTGATACCAGAAATTAGTAGTACTGTTTTATCTCAAAGATTACTGGAGCTAGAAAGAGAAGGGCTAATATCAAAAAAAATTTATTCAGAAATTCCCGTTCGGGTAGAGTATAGTTTAACACTTAGAACGAAAGAATTAGAGACCATCTTACAACAACTAAGTGATTGGATAAATAAATGGAAAGTATATGAGAAAAGAAAAGAAATCAAGAGTATTACGACGACGACGATATCAAAATCTGTTCCTACATCATAAATATTATGGAAAAGTTAATCTTATGGAACTGCAATCCTGTGATTGTTCACTTTTTTTGTAATTCTTTAATGTAGTAATTCAACATCTTTTCATTATTCCTTTATAAAATAGATCTTTGTACTAAACTTTATACTCATTATAGCAGTCATATCGTTGTTAAGATTTATTCATAAACTTAATTAGTTCACAAAATCGATGGTATTTGCTGACAAAATCATGCATGAACGTAAAGCCTTGACTTTTTGTACTTTTATGTTAATCATTCTTTCTTCAACATTTTCATCATATATCCAGTTTTCTTATGGGGCTTATGCCAAAGCACCTTTGTCTCCTCATGGACCAACCGTAAATGACAATAGTCTTACGGTCGAGAAGATAACAGAAGGTCTTGATTTTCCCACGAGTATGTCTTTTCTTGGAAATAACGATATTTTAGTTACTGAAAAAAATACGGGCATTGTCAAGAGGGTACTAAATGGTCAAGTACAGGACACACCTGCACTCGACGTGTCCGTAGCCAATAGCATAGAGCGCGGGCTTTTAGGAATCGCGGTATCTAAACACCCGGACGGAAAAACATATGTTTTCTTGTCTTACACTGAATCTGGTGATGATGCAGATGGTAGTGATGTTGAAGGTAACGTCGACCCGGCAGGCAACAGACTGTATCGCTATGAATATGTCAATGGCGAATTGATAAACCCTGTCCTTTTATTTGATTTAACTGCTACTCCCCCAAATGAAAGAGCTGAGCACAATGGCGGTAAAATTCTGGTTGGACCCGATAATAATGTGTACTTTATAGTTGGAGAGGTAGGAGGTCACAGAACCCAAGCCCAAAATATCGGTGATGGTCCAGAACCCAATGGTCTTGGAGGTGTTCTCAGGATCTCTCAGGATGGTGGAATAGTGGATCCAGACAATCCTATTTTTGGAGATGGCCTGCCATTGAATGTATACTATGCTATGGGTATTCGAAATAGTTTCGGTTTTGACTTTGATCCACTAAAAGGTAATTTATGGGACACAGAAAATGGACCTACTGTGGCAGATGAAATCAATCTCATTTTGCCAGGCTTTAATGGCGGTTGGTCTCAGGTTCAAGGCTATTTGGACCAAGATTTATTAGGACGAGGAATAACATCTGAAGACGAACTGGTAAATTTTGGGAATGGCAA from Candidatus Nitrosocosmicus arcticus includes these protein-coding regions:
- a CDS encoding PQQ-dependent sugar dehydrogenase — its product is MHERKALTFCTFMLIILSSTFSSYIQFSYGAYAKAPLSPHGPTVNDNSLTVEKITEGLDFPTSMSFLGNNDILVTEKNTGIVKRVLNGQVQDTPALDVSVANSIERGLLGIAVSKHPDGKTYVFLSYTESGDDADGSDVEGNVDPAGNRLYRYEYVNGELINPVLLFDLTATPPNERAEHNGGKILVGPDNNVYFIVGEVGGHRTQAQNIGDGPEPNGLGGVLRISQDGGIVDPDNPIFGDGLPLNVYYAMGIRNSFGFDFDPLKGNLWDTENGPTVADEINLILPGFNGGWSQVQGYLDQDLLGRGITSEDELVNFGNGKYTDPKFVWVTTIGPTALKFLNSEKLGKEYANDMFTGDINNGLLYRFTLNQARDNILINDTSLGNIVALADNQVDETTENQPLIFGQGFGGITDLQVGPDGYLYVLSYTGALYRIVPISESNTPKNQPALADQSETQSADSTPVIIAGLKGDQSYSPNPIRIESGQTITWYNGDSISHTVTSGQDNDVDEGAIFDSNAIIPNQQYSLTFDDSGEFKYYCLYHPTMVGSVIVE
- a CDS encoding winged helix-turn-helix transcriptional regulator, which produces MKEEKCDVVDIWGVLGKRWSLHILKNLSTNGTVRFNELKRLIPEISSTVLSQRLLELEREGLISKKIYSEIPVRVEYSLTLRTKELETILQQLSDWINKWKVYEKRKEIKSITTTTISKSVPTS
- a CDS encoding pirin family protein, whose product is MEKIQQQQDQNKVNNKNRSINKIVNSLKTTEGDGFIVNRSFPTNSISYIDPFLLLDEMGPMDFKPGEAKGAPDHPHRGFETVTYLLEGTFEHKDSSGNSGKLNAGDIQWMTAGSGVVHSEMPEVEFSEKGGRLHGFQLWVNLPQKDKMTNPYYQDIPSSKIPVVKLLENGGHVKVIAGNAFDVESVISTKIPIQYLHFTLHPGSEIKHHLQSNYNAFVYVISGEGTFGDDEKFAKRGNVIIFNNDGQNIKIKSSQDANKPLQFLFIAGVPLNEPIARYGPFVMNTKQEINQAIEDYRNGKLGVITH